One Mycolicibacterium fortuitum subsp. fortuitum genomic window carries:
- a CDS encoding LamB/YcsF family protein, translating into MAESVDLNADLGEGFGAWELGDDEAMLGVVTSANVACGFHAGDPALLLRTCRQATSRGVRVGAQVSYRDLAGFGRRFIDVTPEDLTAEVIYQIGALQAIAHAAGTTVSYVKPHGALYNTIVHHPEQAAAVAAAVHAVDPGLPVLGLAGSAFFEEARGRGLRTVAEAFADRAYQPNGTLVSRREAGAVLHDPVAIADRVATMVTTGQVVAVDGTTVAVAVESVCVHGDSPGAVDIATAVRERLLADGIRLSPFS; encoded by the coding sequence GTGGCTGAATCCGTCGACCTCAACGCCGATCTGGGCGAGGGGTTCGGCGCATGGGAACTCGGCGACGATGAAGCCATGCTGGGCGTGGTCACCAGCGCCAATGTGGCGTGCGGTTTCCACGCCGGAGACCCGGCTCTGCTCCTGCGCACCTGCCGTCAGGCCACGAGCCGTGGCGTGCGGGTCGGTGCGCAGGTGAGCTACCGGGACCTGGCCGGTTTCGGCAGGCGGTTCATCGATGTCACCCCCGAGGACCTGACCGCCGAGGTGATCTATCAGATCGGCGCACTGCAGGCCATCGCCCATGCCGCAGGGACCACCGTCAGCTACGTGAAACCCCATGGCGCGCTGTACAACACAATCGTTCACCACCCCGAGCAGGCCGCTGCGGTGGCGGCCGCGGTGCACGCGGTGGATCCGGGACTGCCGGTGCTGGGGCTAGCCGGGTCGGCGTTCTTCGAGGAGGCCCGCGGGCGCGGCCTGCGCACCGTCGCCGAGGCGTTCGCCGACCGCGCCTACCAACCCAACGGCACCTTGGTGTCTCGCCGCGAAGCCGGGGCCGTGCTGCACGATCCCGTGGCGATCGCCGACCGCGTGGCCACGATGGTGACGACGGGACAGGTGGTCGCCGTCGATGGGACCACCGTCGCCGTCGCCGTGGAATCGGTGTGCGTGCACGGGGATTCGCCGGGTGCGGTGGACATCGCCACGGCGGTGCGCGAGCGCCTGCTCGCCGACGGGATTCGGTTGTCGCCGTTCAGCTAG
- a CDS encoding MlaD family protein, with the protein MSGPPRSAWVALAALALTLVVSAAYLMVGVLQVRPLSATYRVTVQLSESGGLLPDQDVTMRGVRVGKVEELAFTPGGVEAVLRVSDDVRIPVSSSVRVSALSAAGEQYVDFSAASDGGPYLVDGAVIARDRTAVPVPMAELLAHADGVLAQVDPQKLERVKDELSLSEAGPQKLSAIVDGGMFLLSTLDSVLPETVGIIRSSRIVLSSAVDVNGGIAATATNLRHTLTGVAGMEDGYRTLLGRSPETLGAIDNLFTDNSDTMVQLLGNLATVARLSYVRVPALDALFPDYRGSALEAFISTMHEHGLWVTADIYPRYACDYGTTRRPPSAADYPEPFLYTYCHDDDPSLLVRGARNAPRPAGDDTAGPPAGADLATTADPTPAGRYTIPTPYGGPTLPIEPPR; encoded by the coding sequence GTGAGCGGCCCCCCGCGCAGTGCCTGGGTCGCGCTGGCGGCGTTGGCACTCACCCTGGTCGTGTCGGCCGCCTACCTCATGGTCGGCGTGTTGCAGGTACGGCCATTGTCGGCGACATACCGCGTGACGGTGCAGCTTTCGGAGTCCGGCGGGCTGCTGCCCGATCAGGATGTGACCATGCGCGGGGTGCGGGTGGGCAAGGTCGAGGAACTCGCGTTCACGCCGGGTGGTGTCGAGGCAGTCCTGAGAGTGTCGGATGACGTGCGCATCCCGGTGTCGAGTTCGGTCCGGGTCTCGGCCCTGTCTGCGGCGGGCGAACAGTACGTCGATTTCTCGGCGGCCTCTGACGGCGGCCCGTATCTGGTCGACGGCGCCGTGATCGCCCGCGACCGTACCGCTGTACCGGTCCCGATGGCCGAGTTGCTGGCCCACGCGGACGGCGTTCTGGCGCAGGTGGATCCGCAGAAGCTGGAGCGGGTCAAGGACGAGCTGAGCCTGAGTGAGGCCGGGCCACAGAAGCTCTCCGCAATCGTCGACGGCGGGATGTTCCTGCTGTCCACACTGGATTCGGTGCTGCCGGAGACGGTGGGCATCATCCGCAGCAGCCGGATCGTGTTGTCCTCGGCGGTGGATGTGAACGGGGGAATCGCCGCCACGGCAACCAATCTGCGCCACACGCTGACGGGTGTGGCCGGGATGGAGGACGGCTATCGGACGCTGCTCGGCCGGTCCCCGGAGACGCTGGGCGCGATCGACAACCTGTTCACCGACAACTCCGACACCATGGTGCAGTTGCTGGGAAATCTGGCCACCGTCGCGCGGCTGTCCTATGTGCGGGTGCCGGCGCTCGACGCGCTCTTCCCCGACTACCGGGGTTCGGCGCTGGAGGCCTTCATCAGCACGATGCACGAACACGGACTGTGGGTGACCGCTGACATCTATCCGCGGTACGCCTGCGATTACGGCACGACCCGGCGCCCGCCCTCGGCCGCTGACTATCCCGAACCGTTCCTGTACACGTACTGCCACGACGACGATCCGAGCCTGCTGGTTCGCGGCGCCCGCAATGCTCCGCGGCCGGCAGGCGACGACACGGCGGGCCCGCCGGCGGGCGCGGACCTGGCCACCACGGCCGATCCGACGCCGGCGGGCCGCTACACCATCCCGACCCCCTATGGCGGGCCCACGCTGCCCATCGAGCCGCCCCGTTGA